The sequence CGAACTGGGCCCCCATGGCCTCGGCGAGCGCCCGCGCGCCGGAGAGCGGGCGGACCATGACGGTGAACTCGTCGATGAGCCCCGCCTCGTTCACGTGCAGGAAGTCGCAGCCGGTCAGCTCGCGCTCCCCGACACGCGTCGCGAAGACGAGGGCGTGATCGGCCCCGTCCGCCTCCCCGATCTCCTTCACGTACCGGAAGTCCTCGAAGACGCGGAGCACCCCGCGCAGGATCGCGGCGGTGATCGCCCTGCCCTGGTACGGCTTGTGGACGACCGGACTGGTGAACACGACGTCCTCGGCGAGCAGGGCCTCGACGGCGTGCATGTCACGGGCCTCGACGGCCGCACGGAAGGCGCGCACGGAATCTCCTCTTCACCGGGGAGGGGCAGCAGTGGCGCCACCCTAGTTCCGGGCCGGGCCGCGCGGCCACGGGCCGCCGGGCCGATCCGGGCGGCCACGAGCCGCCGGGCGACCGCGGGGACACCCCGCCCCGCCACCACAGCCAGGCCCCGCCGCCCGTCCGCCGGTCCCCGCGTCACCGGCCTAGAAGACCGACTCCGCCTCTTCCATCCGCTCCCTCGGCACCGTCTTCAGCGCCGTCACCGCCTCCGCGAGCGGGACCATCACGACGTCCGTGCCGCGCAGTGCCGTCATGTTGCCGAAGTCGCCGCGGTGGGCGGCCTCGACGGCGTACCAGCCGAAGCGCGTGGCGAGGACGCGGTCGTAGGCGGTGGGGGTGCCGCCGCGCTGGACGTGGCCGAGGATGACCGGGCGGGCCTCCTTGCCGAGGCGCGATTCGAGTTCGTAGGCGAGCGCGGTGCCGATGCCGCGGAAGCGCTCGTGGCCGAACTGGTCGATCTCGCCCTTGCCGTAGTCCATCGTCCCGGCCGCCGGGTGCGCGCCCTCGGCGACGCAGATGACGGCGAACTTCTTGCCGCGCGCGAAGCGTTCCTCGACCATCTTCACGAGGTCGGCCGGGTCGAAGGGCCGCTCGGGCAGGCAGATGCCGTGCGCGCCGCCCGCCATGCCCGACTCCAGGGCGATCCAGCCCGCGTGCCGCCCCATGACCTCGACGACCATGACCCGCTGGTGGGACTCGGCCGTGGTCTTGAGGCGGTCGATCGCCTCGGTCGCGACGCCGACGGCGGTGTCGAAGCCGAAGGTGCGGTCGGTCGAGGAGATGTCGTTGTCGATCGTCTTCGGCACGCCGACGACCGGCATCCCGCTCTCGGAGAGCATCCGCGCGGCGGTCAGGGTGCCCTCGCCGCCGATCGGGATGAGGACGTCGATGCCGAGTTCGCGGGCGAGTTCGGGCGCGTTGGCGCAGGCTTCGGCGAGCCGCCCGCGCTCCAGACGGGCCGAGCCGAGGATCGTGCCGCCGCGGGCGAGGATGCCGCTCACCGCGTCGAGGTCGAGTTCGCGGTAGTGCCGGTCGAGCAGGCCCTTGTACCCGTCCTCGAACCCGATCACCTCGTCACCGTGGTGCGTGACGGCGCGGTGCACGACCGACCGGATCACTGCGTTGAGGCCCGGACAGTCGCCGCCTGCGGTGAGAATTCCGATGCGCATCGTGCTGTTCTCCTGCTCGCTTACTAGAGGTGCGCGGGGGTTGAGAGGACGGGAAGGACGCGAAGAACGCGGATGGTCGGTGCGGGTTCCCCCTGAACTCGGGCCGATTCTCGCACGCCCGTGGAAAGCCCGGAACATACGTCCGTCCCGGGGGCGCGCGTTTACCGGTGCCGGAGCGGAACAACGGCAGGGGGCGTGCGGAAATACGGACGCGCCGGGGGACCGCGCGGGCGGCATACCGAGTGCTGTGGGTAGTGTCAAGGGGGCAGGTTCAGCAGATCAGGTGTTTTTGTCCTATGAGTTCTCCGGCATTCTCTTGCGCTTCGCGCGGGATGTCGAGAACGATTCCGGGGGCGCTCTGATGAGTGCTCCTGAATTCGTATGAGTAGGGAAACGGAGAAATACCGGTGGCGCGCAGTGTCTATGTGACCGGGACCGACCGGGGGGACGGGCGGCAGGTCGTCGAGCTGGGGGTCATGGAGCTGCTGACCCGCCGGGTCGACCGGGTCGCGGTCTTCCGGCCGCTCGTCCACGACGGCCCGGACCGCATGTACGAGCTGTTCCGCGAGCGCTACCGCCTCTCCCAGCCGCCGGACTCGGTCTTCGGGATGCACTACGCGCGGGCGAGCGCGCTCCAGGCCGAGCAGGGCCTCGACGAACTCGTCTCGCGGCTCGTGGAGAGCTACCAGCGGCTCGCCGCCGAGTACGACGCCGTCCTCGTGATCGGTACGGACTTCGCGCACACGCAGCTCCCCGACGAGCTGGGCTTCAACGCGCGGCTCGCCAACGAGTTCGGGGCCTTCGTGCTGCCCGTCGTGGGCGGCAAGGAGCAGTCGGCGGAGTCGGTGCGCTCCGAGGCGCACAACGCCTACCACGCCTACGCGGGGCGCGGCTGCGACGTCCTCGCGATGATCGTGAACCGCGTCGCGCCCGCCGACCGCGACCTCGTGCAGGAGCGCCTCACGGGCCGCGTCGGCGTGCCCGTGTACGTCCTGCCGGACGAGCCGAGCCTGTCGGCGCCGACCGTCGCGCAGATCACGCACACCCTCGGTGGAACGGTTCTGCTGGGCGACGAGGCCGGCCTCTCGCGCGACGCGCTCGACTTCGTCTTCGGCGGCGCGACCCTGCCGAACTTCCTGCACGCGCTGACCCCAGGCTGCCTCGTCGTGACCCCGGGCGACCGCTCGGACCTCGTGGTGGGCGCGCTCGCCGCGCACTCGGCCGGGGCCCCGGCCATCGCGGGCGTCCTGCTGACCCTCGGCGAGCGCCCCGACCAGGGGATACTGCGGCTCGCCGGACAGCTCGCCCCCGGCACCCCGCTCGTCTCGGTGCCCGGCAACAGCTTCCCGACCGCCACCGAGCTGTTCACGCTCGAAGGCCGCCTCGGCGCGGCGACCCCGCGCAAGACGGAGACCGCGCTCGGCCTCTTCGAGCGCTGGGTCAACGGCCCGGCGCTCCTGGACCGCATCCGCGTCGCGGGCAGCGGCCGGGTCACGCCGATGATGTTCGCGCACAAGCTCATCGAGCAGGCCCGCGCGCACCCCCGCCGCGTCGTCCTCCCCGAGGGCACCGAGGAGCGCGTGCTGCGCGCGGCGGACGTCCTGCTGCGCCGCTCGGTGTGCGCGCTCACACTGCTCGGCGACCCCGCCGTGATCCGCAGGAAGGCCGCGGACCTGGGCGTGGACCTCGAAGGCGCCGAGCTGCTCGACCCGCACGACTCCGAGCTGCGCGGGCGCTTCGCGCGCGAGTACGCCGCGCTGCGGGCGCACAAGGGCGTCACGGAGGAGCTGGCGCACGACGTCGTCGCCGACGTCAACTACTTCGGGACGCTCATGGTGCGGGCCGGGCTCGCCGACGGCATGGTCTCGGGCGCGGTGCACTCGACGGCGGCGACGATCCGCCCGGCCTTCGAGGTCATCAAGACCCGCCCGGACGCGAAGCTCGTCTCCTCGGCCTTCTTCATGTGCCTGGCCGACAAGGTCCTCGTCTACGCGGACTGCGCCGTCAACCCCGACCCGGACGCCGAGCAGCTCGCGGACATCGCGATCCAGTCGGCGACGACGGCGGCGGCCTTCGGCGTCGAGCCCCGGATCGCGATGCTCTCGTACTCGACGGGCACCTCGGGCTCGGGCGCGGACGTCGACAAGGTGCGGCAGGCGACGGAGCTGGTGCGGGCCGAGCGCCCCGATCTGCTCATCGAGGGCCCGATCCAGTACGACGCGGCCGTCGAGCCGTCCGTCGCGGCGACGAAGCTCCCGGACTCTCCGGTCGCGGGACGCGCGACGGTGCTGATCTTCCCGGACCTCAACACGGGCAACAACACCTACAAGGCCGTGCAGCGCTCGGCGGGCGCGGTCGCGGTCGGCCCGGTCCTCCAGGGCCTGCGCAAGCCCGTCAACGACCTCTCGCGCGGCGCGCTCGTCGAGGACATCGTGAACACGGTCGCCATCACGGCGATCCAGGCGGGGCAGACGGCCGCGTCCGGCTGAGGGCGGTATGTCTTACGGGACCTCTCGCCGCACGTCTCAGGGGACGGCTCGCGGGAACCCGTACAGCCGTCCCCGTTGCCCGCCCGCCCCTCCCCCGCCCTCTTCTCCTCCGGACCCTACGGAAGGCCCCCGTGTCCGCCTCACCCACCCGTGTGCTCGTCCTCAACTCCGGTTCCTCCTCGGTCAAGTACCAGCTCCTCGACATGCGGGACGAGTCGCGGCTCGCGACCGGTCTCGTGGAGCGGATCGGGGAGCGGACCTCGCGCGTCGAGCACACCCTCCTGACCGGCGCCGAGCCGGAGACCCGGACCCGTGAGGGCCGCGTCGCCGACCACGACGAGGCCCTCGACGCGGTCGCGGCCGAGCTGTCCCGCGACGGGCTCGGGCTCGACTCGCCCGAGCTGCTGGCCGTGGGGCACCGCATCGTCCACGGCGGGCGGCTCTTCGACGGGCCGACGCGCGTGGACTGGCACGTGGAGCGCGAGATCGAGCGGCTCGTCCCCGTCGCCCCGCTGCACAACCCGGCGGGCCTCGCCGGTATCCGCACGGCGCGGCGCCTGAACCCCTCGCTGCCGCAGGTCGCGGTCTTCGACACCGCCTTCCACGCGCACATGCCCGAGGCGGCCTCGCGGTACGCGCTGGACACGGCCGTCGCCGAGGCGCACCGCATCCGCCGCTACGGGGCGCACGGCACCTCGCACGCCTACGTGTCGCGTGCGACGGCCGAGCTGCTCGGGCGGCCCTACGAGGAGACGAACACGATCGTCCTGCAC comes from Streptomyces sp. Tu6071 and encodes:
- a CDS encoding ATP-dependent 6-phosphofructokinase yields the protein MRIGILTAGGDCPGLNAVIRSVVHRAVTHHGDEVIGFEDGYKGLLDRHYRELDLDAVSGILARGGTILGSARLERGRLAEACANAPELARELGIDVLIPIGGEGTLTAARMLSESGMPVVGVPKTIDNDISSTDRTFGFDTAVGVATEAIDRLKTTAESHQRVMVVEVMGRHAGWIALESGMAGGAHGICLPERPFDPADLVKMVEERFARGKKFAVICVAEGAHPAAGTMDYGKGEIDQFGHERFRGIGTALAYELESRLGKEARPVILGHVQRGGTPTAYDRVLATRFGWYAVEAAHRGDFGNMTALRGTDVVMVPLAEAVTALKTVPRERMEEAESVF
- a CDS encoding nuclear transport factor 2 family protein translates to MRAFRAAVEARDMHAVEALLAEDVVFTSPVVHKPYQGRAITAAILRGVLRVFEDFRYVKEIGEADGADHALVFATRVGERELTGCDFLHVNEAGLIDEFTVMVRPLSGARALAEAMGAQFERIAREAASA
- a CDS encoding acetate kinase — protein: MSASPTRVLVLNSGSSSVKYQLLDMRDESRLATGLVERIGERTSRVEHTLLTGAEPETRTREGRVADHDEALDAVAAELSRDGLGLDSPELLAVGHRIVHGGRLFDGPTRVDWHVEREIERLVPVAPLHNPAGLAGIRTARRLNPSLPQVAVFDTAFHAHMPEAASRYALDTAVAEAHRIRRYGAHGTSHAYVSRATAELLGRPYEETNTIVLHLGNGASAAAVRGGRSVDTSMGLTPLEGLVMGTRSGDIDPAVVFHLMRNASMSAEDVDVLLNKKSGLYGLCGDNDMREITRRADEGDRTARLAFDVYVHRLRKYIGAYTAVLGRVDALVFTAGVGENSAPVRAAAVEGLTGFGLAVDPGRNAVREKRPRVISPEGTPVTVAVVPTDEELEIARQTYGLLGEGGDRG
- the pta gene encoding phosphate acetyltransferase; its protein translation is MARSVYVTGTDRGDGRQVVELGVMELLTRRVDRVAVFRPLVHDGPDRMYELFRERYRLSQPPDSVFGMHYARASALQAEQGLDELVSRLVESYQRLAAEYDAVLVIGTDFAHTQLPDELGFNARLANEFGAFVLPVVGGKEQSAESVRSEAHNAYHAYAGRGCDVLAMIVNRVAPADRDLVQERLTGRVGVPVYVLPDEPSLSAPTVAQITHTLGGTVLLGDEAGLSRDALDFVFGGATLPNFLHALTPGCLVVTPGDRSDLVVGALAAHSAGAPAIAGVLLTLGERPDQGILRLAGQLAPGTPLVSVPGNSFPTATELFTLEGRLGAATPRKTETALGLFERWVNGPALLDRIRVAGSGRVTPMMFAHKLIEQARAHPRRVVLPEGTEERVLRAADVLLRRSVCALTLLGDPAVIRRKAADLGVDLEGAELLDPHDSELRGRFAREYAALRAHKGVTEELAHDVVADVNYFGTLMVRAGLADGMVSGAVHSTAATIRPAFEVIKTRPDAKLVSSAFFMCLADKVLVYADCAVNPDPDAEQLADIAIQSATTAAAFGVEPRIAMLSYSTGTSGSGADVDKVRQATELVRAERPDLLIEGPIQYDAAVEPSVAATKLPDSPVAGRATVLIFPDLNTGNNTYKAVQRSAGAVAVGPVLQGLRKPVNDLSRGALVEDIVNTVAITAIQAGQTAASG